The window TTGGACCGGTCCCAACCCGAAGTTTGACCCGTTTAACGTGACTCTTGTGCCGCCTCCCTCATTTTTGAATCGTGCCTCAAGTGTAACCGGCCAGGTAAACCCCATTGTAAAAGCTTCTTTTGCTGTAAACCCCGACTCGTTTAAGCTTGTAATTGCAAAGTCATGGTTAACTGCAATTTGGCAGGCAAGTTCTAATACGTCTTCTTTGAAATAAGGCAAGCTAAAGGTTGTTGAATCTCTTGACATATGCCCCCCATTCTTTCCGCCCATCTTCTAGGCTATCTCAGTTCAACTTTATAACAAGAACCTATCTTTAAACCTTATATCACAAAGCTCTAGATTATTTAAAAATATTTTTCTACAGTCCTACACGAATAGTGTTTTCCCCAAAGAATAGTAGACAAGCGAAAAGGAGTTTATTTTGCGCCGGTATTAATCGCTCAGGTTAAGCGCTTAGGGTCGGCTCTAAATAATTTAAAGCACGGTGAACAATCACATGGGTCTTGGCGTCCTCAAACCCAATCCCCGCCATTTGTTCGCGTGCCTCTTCCACGGTCATTGTGAAGGTTTCGATACGCTCTTCCGGTTCGAGTTCGGCTCCCACGTGGCGCAGCCCTTTTGCCAGAAAGAGGTGGATGATTTCATTGCAGAACCCCACGGAGGGCAGCACCTGCCCCAATGATATGAATTGGTCGGCTACAAAACCCGTTTCTTCCCGCAACTCTTTGCGCCCACATTCCTCAGGCGTTTCATCGGGTTCAAGTTTTCCGGCAGGAGCCTCAATAAGAACTCTATTGTGGGCAATCCGAAACTGACGGAGCAGGATGAACTCTTTTCCGGTATAGGGCAGCACACAAACACCGCCGGGATGTTCGACCACCTCTCTGTAGGCTGTTTCTCCCGTATCCAGCAGTACTGAACCTACACGAAGGCGAAACACTTTCCCGTCAAAAAGAATATCGCTCTTATGCCAAGTTTCCATGATTGTCTCACTCGGAAGCATCCCACCTTAACCGCGATGCTTCCATTCACGCCCGAAGGCTGTCTCGCTTTCGCTTTCCGCGCCAAAGCGCTCTTACATTTTTTGTATGGAGGCCAAGAAATCTTCATTGGATTTTGTTTTCTTGAGCTTTCCAATAAGCAGGTCTGCCGCTTCGGTGGATTCCAAGGAACTCAACACTCTAAAGAGCAGCCAGATCCGTTCCAATTCTTCTTGCGTAATCAACAATTCTTCTTTACGGGTACGCGACTTGTTGACATCAATGGCGGGGAAGACACGTTTTTCCATGAGACGACGATCCAAATGGAGCTCCATATTGCCCGTGCCTTTGAATTCCTCAAAAATGACATCGTCCATGCGGCTTCCTGTTTCGATCAAAGCCGTGGCAAGGATGGTCAAGCTGCCGCCCTCTTCGATATTGCGCGCCGCGCCAAAGAAGCGCTTCGGCCGCTGCAAGGCATTAGAATCGACACCACCGGACAATACTTTTCCGCTAGCGGGGACAATGACGTTGTAAGCGCGGGCAAGGCGCGTAATAGAGTCAAGAAGGATAATGACATCCCGTTTGTGTTCTACCAAGCGTTTGGCCTTGTTGAGTACCATTTCAGCAACTTGTACGTGCCGTTCGGGCGGCTCATCGAATGTAGACGCGATGACTTCCCCTTGTACAGAACGCTGCATGTCTGTAACTTCCTCGGGGCGCTCATCAATGAGCAACACAATGACTGTTGTTTCCGGATGGTTGACGACAATGCTATTGGCAATTTTTTGAAGCAATACGGTCTTACCGGTAAAGGGCGCGGCAACAATTAAACCGCGCTGTCCCTTGCCTATGGGCGAAATCAAATCCATGATCCGCATTGCGATTTCGTCTTGTGTCGTTTCCAAGCGCAGGCGCTTATCAGGATGGAGGGGGGTCAGATTATCAAAGTTGATGCGTTTATACGCCTCGTCGGGGCTTTCGCCATTGACCGATTCCACTTTAAGCAATGCGAAATACCGTTCCCCGCTTTTCGGCGGGCGCACATGACCGGTTACGCTGTCTCCTGTACGAAGACCAAATTTGCGTATTTGCGAGGGGGACACATAGATATCATCCGGACCGGGCAAATAGGAATAGTCCGGCGAACGAAGGAAACCGAAACCATCGGTTAAGATTTCAAGGGTGCCCTCACCATAAGCAGAACCTGACTTTTCGATGCTCGCCTGCAACAACCTGAAAATAAGGTCCTGCTTTTTAAGGCCCCCATATTCGCGCAGTCCCAGCTGTTCGGCAAGATCATTCAGTTGCCGCATGGTCATGGCTTTCATATCTTTTATGGCAATTTCCGGACCATCACCGGGTTCCGGCATAGGCTCATTCGCCACATCCAAGATTGCAGGACGACGCTGAGAATGACCTTGTCCGCCGTGCCTTGGTTTACCTGATTTTCCTTGCGGATTACGAGAAGTAGAGGGTCCTTTTCGTTTGGGATTTCCAGGGCGATGACTACGAGGTGTGTCTGAAGCAGTATGTTCAGGCATATACAATCCTTTCCTTGCTATTTCCTTGAAATGCAATCATTATCATTTTCAAAACTAAATATCGTAACTACTGTTTATGGTAAGAGGAATCGTTCCTCAGTGTATCTCTGCCCAATTGAATCCAATGCCCGTATCCACTTTGAGCGGCACAGATAATTCCACAGCACTGCACATAATTGAGCGCATTAATGCTGCCACCTCTTCCGCGCATGCCTCTTCAGATTCCACGACCAATTCATCATGAACCTGTACCAACATTTGCGCAGGATAGGCTTGTAAAGCTTGGTACATCCGAACCATGGCAATCTTGATAATGTCCGCTGCCGAACCTTGCACCGGTGTATTGATTGCCACCCGTTCTGCGGCGGCACGGGCCATTGAGCGGGTACTATTGATATCGGGAATGTATCGACGTCTATTCATCAGTGTTGTCACATAGCCTTGTTTTCGGCAAAGTTCTTTGACTTCTTCAAGCCATTTCGCCACGCCGGGATAGGTATCAAAATATTGCTGGATAAAAGCTCTGGCCTGATTTCGGTCTAATCCCGTATATTTTGCTAAGCTAAAATCCCCCATACCATAGATAACCCCGAAATTAACGGCCTTCGCTTGTCGGCGCATGTCCGCAGTCACTGCTTCGGGCGCAACATTAAAAATACGTGCCGCAGTCTCTTTATGAATATCGGCATCAGAGGCGAAAGCAGTGCGCAAGGTTTCATCACCCGTCAAATGCGCCAAAATACGCAATTCAATTTGTGAGTAATCCGCTGATATGAGCCGCTTCGTGGGGCTGCTCGCAATAAAGCCTTCCCTGATTTGCTTGCCCAGATCTGTTCGCGTTGGAATGTTTTGGAGATTCGGTGTACTGCTGGACAATCGGCCCGTTGCCGCAACGGCTTGGTTGAAAGAGGTATGAATACGTCCCGTTTGCGGGTTCACCAATTTTGGTAAGGCTTCCACATAGGTACCGCGCAGCTTTTCGAGGCTTCTGTATTCCAGAACCGCCTCGGGAAGGGGATGCTCACTTGCCAGCGCCTCCAACGAATCCACATCGGTGGAATAACCGCTTTTATTTTTTCGCAACGGCGTCAGCCCAATTTTCTCGTACAAAATATGCTGCAGCTGTTTGGGCGAATTAATATTAAAAGCTTCTCCCGCCAGATCATGTATTTTAGATTCAAGTGTCGATAAATTTTCGACCAGTTCCCGGTGCAGCCTGTTAAAGAGATTAACGTCAATGGAAATACCCTGCATCTCCATACCGGCAAGCACGTAGATGAGGGGAATTTCGATCTCGTTTAACAACCCATTGAGCCCCAGTTCAGAAAGACGGGGGCGGAACACATGTTCCAGTCGAAGTGAAAGGTCTGCTTCTTCACAAGCGTACTCAACGGCCTGATTCAGAGGGATTTGATCAAAGGTGCGGGCTTGCGCTCCCTTGCCAAGTAAATCAGAAATGGGAATCGCTTTATGATTGAGGTGATGAAGGCTTAACTCGTCTAAATTGTGCCTTAATCGGGAGGGCTCAGTCAAATAAGAGGCAAGCATGGTGTCCATGGTGACCCCTTGTAAATCGATACCACTGCGTTTCAACACAATCATATCGTACTTAATATTGTGCCCTATTTTCCCAATGGCGGGATTTTCGAATAGGGGCTTT is drawn from Candidatus Hydrogenedentota bacterium and contains these coding sequences:
- the polA gene encoding DNA polymerase I produces the protein MNTSFYLIDAMAFAFRAFHAISANLTDNQQRPTNAIFGFTRILLKILKEQKPDYIAVVFDAPGKTFRHELYPEYKANRAAAAPEFIEQIPRMHDVVRAMNLPLTLLPGVVADDAIGTLARAAEKQGHDVVIVSGDKDLLQLVSDKVHMMDPGKTKGPEKWTPAEVEERFGVGPKYVPDALALIGDSADNIPGVRLIGPMKAKKLLSEYGTLEELYAHVEEQKGKQRDYLIEDREQAFFARTLITVKTDVEMDTDLDAYQRQAWDLDILAACFTELGFHSILEEISSNKSETEPPQNYSLIHNRKELRGLVEKLSQCDVFALDTETTHVHPMLADLVGISLSMEAGTAFYIPVNHGNGDLESLMTDTDDPEVSVTLQDVLDLLKPLFENPAIGKIGHNIKYDMIVLKRSGIDLQGVTMDTMLASYLTEPSRLRHNLDELSLHHLNHKAIPISDLLGKGAQARTFDQIPLNQAVEYACEEADLSLRLEHVFRPRLSELGLNGLLNEIEIPLIYVLAGMEMQGISIDVNLFNRLHRELVENLSTLESKIHDLAGEAFNINSPKQLQHILYEKIGLTPLRKNKSGYSTDVDSLEALASEHPLPEAVLEYRSLEKLRGTYVEALPKLVNPQTGRIHTSFNQAVAATGRLSSSTPNLQNIPTRTDLGKQIREGFIASSPTKRLISADYSQIELRILAHLTGDETLRTAFASDADIHKETAARIFNVAPEAVTADMRRQAKAVNFGVIYGMGDFSLAKYTGLDRNQARAFIQQYFDTYPGVAKWLEEVKELCRKQGYVTTLMNRRRYIPDINSTRSMARAAAERVAINTPVQGSAADIIKIAMVRMYQALQAYPAQMLVQVHDELVVESEEACAEEVAALMRSIMCSAVELSVPLKVDTGIGFNWAEIH
- the rho gene encoding transcription termination factor Rho; translation: MAIKDMKAMTMRQLNDLAEQLGLREYGGLKKQDLIFRLLQASIEKSGSAYGEGTLEILTDGFGFLRSPDYSYLPGPDDIYVSPSQIRKFGLRTGDSVTGHVRPPKSGERYFALLKVESVNGESPDEAYKRINFDNLTPLHPDKRLRLETTQDEIAMRIMDLISPIGKGQRGLIVAAPFTGKTVLLQKIANSIVVNHPETTVIVLLIDERPEEVTDMQRSVQGEVIASTFDEPPERHVQVAEMVLNKAKRLVEHKRDVIILLDSITRLARAYNVIVPASGKVLSGGVDSNALQRPKRFFGAARNIEEGGSLTILATALIETGSRMDDVIFEEFKGTGNMELHLDRRLMEKRVFPAIDVNKSRTRKEELLITQEELERIWLLFRVLSSLESTEAADLLIGKLKKTKSNEDFLASIQKM
- a CDS encoding NUDIX hydrolase, giving the protein METWHKSDILFDGKVFRLRVGSVLLDTGETAYREVVEHPGGVCVLPYTGKEFILLRQFRIAHNRVLIEAPAGKLEPDETPEECGRKELREETGFVADQFISLGQVLPSVGFCNEIIHLFLAKGLRHVGAELEPEERIETFTMTVEEAREQMAGIGFEDAKTHVIVHRALNYLEPTLSA